A genomic region of Candidatus Marimicrobium litorale contains the following coding sequences:
- a CDS encoding cytochrome c oxidase subunit I, whose translation MQHVAIADQPDELHDPQSFIAKYVWSQDHKVIAIQYGGTAIFVGLIALVLSGLMRLQLGFPDTFDFIDPSSYLQFVTMHGMIMVIYLLTALLLGGFGNYLIPLMVGARDMVFPFMNMLSYWVYLLSVLILLASFFVPGGPTGAGWTLYPPQAILEGTPGYDWGILLMLVSLAVFIVAFTMGGLNYVTTVLQARCRGMTLMRMPLTIWGIFTATVLGILAFPALLVSAIMMILDKTLGTSFFMPVLVSLGESLEYTGGSPILFQHLFWFFGHPEVYIVALPAFGMVSDVLSVHARKNIFGYRMMVWAIVAIGGLSFIVWAHHMYVSGMHPAFGFFFATTTLIIAVPTAIKVYNWVLTLWRGNIHLTVPMLFAIGFIFTFTHGGLTGLFLGNVTIDLPLSDTYFVVAHFHMVMGVSPIMVLFAAIYHWFPLMSGKMFNETLGKWHFWCTFLGTYAIYLPMHYLGFLGVPRRYFAMGTTNFIPESAQTLNAQITIAALLVGLSQLIFLYNILWSLRYGEKSKKNPWGAASLEWQTPDQPPRHGNWGPELPEVHRWAYDYSVPGVKEDFIPQNHPVTAEERTDGEGGHA comes from the coding sequence ATGCAACACGTGGCAATCGCTGACCAACCGGATGAACTCCACGACCCACAGAGTTTTATAGCCAAGTATGTATGGAGCCAGGATCACAAGGTAATTGCGATCCAATACGGCGGCACCGCTATTTTTGTCGGGTTGATTGCTCTCGTGCTGTCCGGGCTGATGCGGTTGCAACTCGGTTTCCCCGATACATTCGATTTTATCGATCCTAGCTCCTATCTGCAGTTTGTCACCATGCACGGCATGATCATGGTTATCTATCTGCTGACTGCACTGCTGTTGGGCGGTTTTGGCAACTATCTGATTCCGCTCATGGTAGGTGCCCGGGACATGGTGTTCCCCTTCATGAACATGCTGAGTTACTGGGTATATCTGCTATCCGTACTAATCCTGCTGGCCAGTTTCTTTGTGCCGGGAGGGCCCACCGGAGCGGGATGGACGCTTTATCCACCACAGGCGATCCTCGAGGGTACACCCGGTTACGACTGGGGCATCCTGTTGATGTTGGTTTCGCTGGCGGTGTTCATCGTTGCGTTTACCATGGGTGGACTGAATTACGTGACTACCGTATTGCAGGCGCGCTGCCGCGGCATGACGCTTATGCGTATGCCGCTGACGATCTGGGGAATATTCACCGCTACCGTGCTGGGCATACTTGCCTTTCCGGCGCTGCTGGTAAGCGCCATTATGATGATTCTCGACAAGACCCTGGGCACCAGCTTTTTTATGCCGGTCTTGGTCTCGCTGGGCGAGTCACTGGAATACACCGGTGGCAGTCCCATTCTGTTCCAGCACCTGTTCTGGTTCTTCGGTCACCCGGAGGTATATATCGTTGCCCTGCCTGCCTTCGGCATGGTGTCGGACGTGCTGTCAGTGCATGCTCGCAAAAATATTTTCGGATACCGCATGATGGTTTGGGCCATTGTCGCTATCGGGGGCTTGAGCTTTATTGTCTGGGCACACCATATGTATGTGAGTGGCATGCACCCTGCATTCGGCTTTTTCTTCGCGACCACCACACTGATTATCGCAGTGCCTACAGCTATCAAGGTATACAACTGGGTCCTCACACTGTGGCGCGGCAATATCCACCTCACGGTGCCCATGCTGTTTGCAATAGGCTTTATCTTCACCTTTACCCACGGCGGGCTGACTGGCTTGTTCCTCGGTAACGTCACTATCGACCTGCCGTTGTCAGACACCTATTTCGTGGTAGCACACTTCCACATGGTAATGGGTGTATCGCCAATCATGGTGTTGTTCGCCGCTATTTATCACTGGTTCCCTCTGATGTCGGGAAAGATGTTCAACGAGACCCTGGGCAAATGGCATTTCTGGTGCACCTTCCTTGGCACCTACGCTATTTACCTGCCAATGCACTATTTGGGTTTCCTCGGAGTGCCCCGGCGCTACTTCGCTATGGGCACGACAAATTTTATTCCTGAAAGCGCACAGACTCTCAACGCGCAGATCACTATCGCAGCGCTTCTCGTTGGTCTCAGCCAGTTGATCTTCCTGTACAACATACTTTGGAGCTTGCGATACGGCGAGAAGAGTAAGAAGAACCCATGGGGTGCGGCCAGTCTCGAGTGGCAAACACCGGACCAGCCCCCACGCCATGGAAACTGGGGCCCCGAACTGCCGGAAGTGCATCGCTGGGCCTATGACTACAGCGTGCCTGGCGTTAAAGAAGACTTTATTCCACAAAACCACCCGGTCACCGCTGAAGAACGCACAGATGGCGAGGGAGGTCACGCATGA
- a CDS encoding DcaP family trimeric outer membrane transporter, producing the protein MKGNLSSTTSVVFAAVLCLCSDFTWASSDSERIRALEMLVEQQQKMLENMNIELQRLKAGEAAIVEDIVIVDETITESVTEQKAKPDFSMEVYGFVRADAIYDFKRVDPDWNDTLRVSTIPTKSGTYGNDGESIFSVRQSRLGVKGDYGPDVTYLLEAELFGVGGDQGQTTPRLRHAWATYKNFGMGQTWSNFMDPGVFPNTIDYWGPTGMVFYRNQQARYSIPLGPDMLSFSLEDPNTSFTVGRFRNVKACDLPNPEPGCASTDSTAADIFQAHNDLPDFTASYQKNGDFGHYKLAGIVRKLGYERLDNGDDGYKVGWGINASTVLNTWGQDNVKLEAVYGEGVGNYMNDGGVDIAPDSADLDSAKAGTVPILGIVAYYDHYWNERWSTSFGWSMTDLNTDDGQAGNEFEKGQIAQINLLHYPLDNVMMGGEFIWGQRENIDGNKGSDYRVQFSLQVNFDSGNLFAR; encoded by the coding sequence ATGAAAGGCAACCTGAGTTCCACCACCTCGGTCGTGTTTGCTGCGGTACTTTGCTTATGCTCAGATTTTACTTGGGCCTCTTCTGATTCCGAACGTATTCGAGCGCTCGAAATGCTTGTCGAGCAGCAGCAAAAAATGCTTGAGAATATGAATATTGAGCTGCAGCGACTCAAGGCTGGTGAGGCCGCCATCGTTGAAGACATCGTTATTGTCGACGAAACTATTACTGAATCGGTAACCGAGCAGAAGGCCAAGCCCGATTTTAGTATGGAGGTATACGGTTTTGTCAGAGCCGATGCCATCTACGACTTCAAGCGCGTCGACCCTGATTGGAACGACACCTTGCGCGTTAGTACGATTCCCACCAAAAGTGGGACTTACGGCAATGATGGCGAATCTATTTTCAGTGTGCGCCAGTCGCGCTTGGGTGTGAAAGGCGACTATGGCCCCGATGTGACTTACCTGCTGGAGGCTGAACTGTTTGGAGTGGGGGGCGATCAAGGCCAGACCACGCCGCGCTTGCGGCATGCCTGGGCTACGTACAAGAATTTCGGCATGGGCCAGACCTGGTCCAACTTTATGGACCCGGGTGTGTTCCCCAATACTATCGATTACTGGGGGCCTACCGGCATGGTGTTTTATCGAAATCAGCAGGCGCGATACTCTATACCGTTGGGTCCGGATATGTTGTCTTTCTCACTGGAGGATCCCAACACCTCATTCACGGTTGGACGTTTCCGCAATGTAAAGGCCTGCGACCTGCCGAATCCTGAGCCGGGCTGCGCCTCTACAGATTCTACCGCCGCTGATATTTTCCAGGCGCACAACGACCTGCCCGACTTTACAGCGTCCTATCAGAAAAATGGCGATTTCGGTCATTACAAGCTGGCGGGTATCGTGCGCAAGCTTGGCTACGAGCGACTGGACAACGGTGATGATGGTTACAAGGTGGGCTGGGGTATCAATGCCAGTACGGTGCTGAACACCTGGGGTCAGGACAACGTGAAGCTTGAGGCTGTCTATGGCGAAGGCGTGGGCAATTACATGAATGATGGTGGTGTGGATATCGCGCCGGACTCAGCTGATTTGGACAGCGCCAAGGCAGGGACCGTGCCCATTTTGGGCATCGTCGCGTACTACGATCACTACTGGAATGAACGCTGGTCGACGTCCTTTGGCTGGTCTATGACTGACCTCAATACAGACGATGGTCAAGCGGGCAATGAATTCGAAAAGGGGCAGATTGCGCAGATCAATCTGCTGCACTACCCCTTGGACAATGTGATGATGGGCGGTGAGTTTATATGGGGGCAGCGCGAGAATATCGACGGTAACAAGGGCTCTGATTATCGTGTGCAGTTCTCGCTGCAGGTCAACTTTGACTCGGGCAATCTTTTCGCGCGGTGA
- a CDS encoding heme-copper oxidase subunit III family protein, whose protein sequence is MTSETDKSATYTEPGVAGLVSDWAADKQTFDMPWGKIMMWIFLLSDTFIFSVFLTSYMNVRISATDPWPNASEVFALQIFGEYVPLLLIAIMTFILITSSGTMAMAVNYAYRGDIKKTVWLIVATALFGASFVGMQAFEWSKLIEEGVRPWGNPWGASQFGSAFFMITGFHGLHVTAGVIYLLWTARRVGSGYYEGKDLAIVEIAGLYWHFVDLVWVFIFAFFYLW, encoded by the coding sequence ATGACAAGTGAAACAGATAAGAGTGCTACCTACACTGAGCCCGGCGTTGCGGGCTTAGTATCTGACTGGGCCGCGGATAAGCAAACCTTCGATATGCCCTGGGGCAAGATCATGATGTGGATCTTCCTCTTGTCAGATACTTTTATCTTCAGCGTATTCCTCACCAGTTATATGAACGTACGCATTTCGGCAACGGACCCATGGCCCAACGCCAGCGAGGTGTTTGCGCTGCAAATATTCGGCGAGTATGTGCCGTTGCTGTTGATTGCCATTATGACCTTTATATTGATAACCAGCTCCGGGACGATGGCCATGGCGGTTAACTATGCCTACCGGGGAGACATAAAAAAAACAGTGTGGCTTATCGTTGCCACCGCACTTTTCGGTGCGTCTTTCGTAGGAATGCAGGCGTTCGAATGGAGCAAATTGATTGAAGAGGGCGTCCGCCCCTGGGGTAATCCGTGGGGCGCATCCCAGTTCGGTTCTGCATTTTTCATGATTACCGGCTTTCACGGCCTTCACGTAACCGCGGGTGTTATTTACCTTTTGTGGACTGCACGACGGGTTGGCTCGGGTTACTACGAGGGAAAAGACCTCGCAATTGTCGAGATTGCCGGACTCTACTGGCACTTTGTAGACCTGGTTTGGGTGTTTATCTTTGCGTTCTTTTACCTGTGGTGA
- a CDS encoding cytochrome c oxidase subunit 3: MKLLKVLGTKPWLHDTEAGGVAAYAGPDNEAAARIALRFVLAIVGVLFFLFIITFLSRSQYPDFEALAGAPWQPFTDPTRLWFNTSLLFMASVAMQWGLGGTRQGKLNVAVTGISAAVFFTLMFIVAQMDLWLHLQSMGYYITSNPANSYFYVLTAIHALHLIGGLVILSNVVFRVWYDNKLESLAAPLQLCTTYWHFLFGVWLVLFALLSSRPETINALAAMCGF, from the coding sequence ATGAAGTTGTTGAAAGTCCTTGGGACCAAACCCTGGCTGCACGATACCGAAGCCGGCGGCGTCGCTGCTTATGCAGGCCCGGACAACGAAGCCGCCGCGCGCATTGCTTTGCGGTTTGTTCTGGCCATTGTCGGCGTGCTGTTCTTTCTCTTTATCATCACTTTTTTGTCGCGCTCACAATATCCCGACTTCGAAGCACTGGCCGGCGCACCGTGGCAGCCATTCACCGACCCCACTCGGCTATGGTTTAACACCAGTCTGCTCTTTATGGCCAGTGTGGCCATGCAGTGGGGCCTTGGAGGCACGCGGCAAGGTAAACTGAATGTCGCTGTCACAGGCATCAGTGCTGCCGTCTTCTTCACCTTGATGTTTATCGTCGCGCAAATGGATTTGTGGCTACATCTGCAATCTATGGGATATTACATAACCTCTAACCCCGCCAACAGCTACTTCTATGTGCTCACCGCGATTCACGCACTGCATCTTATTGGCGGGCTGGTTATTTTATCCAATGTTGTCTTTCGTGTGTGGTACGACAACAAGCTCGAAAGCCTGGCGGCACCACTGCAGCTTTGCACTACCTACTGGCATTTTTTGTTCGGGGTCTGGCTGGTGCTGTTCGCACTACTTTCTAGCAGGCCGGAAACTATTAACGCGCTAGCGGCAATGTGCGGCTTCTGA
- a CDS encoding NAD(P)H-quinone oxidoreductase: MSTNTIPQYCRHVAVDAADSPLHIATGAVPTPHADEILIQVAAAGINRADLLQRAGLYPPPEDASPVLGLEVAGTVVATGDSVEDWHAGDAVCALTHGGGYAEYAVAPVGQCLPVPTGFSMTEAAALPEALLTIWHNLYQRARLLPGERVLIHGGASGMGTMGVMMASALGAVVYTTAGSDEKCRALEARGATRAINYKTEDFEQVLSDLGLRNGVNVTLDMVGGDYIQKNLNLAAPEGRIVNIAYMRGFKTEVNFAPLLIKRLVMTGSTLRAQTFEQKAIMKNEIMTTVFPHLENGDIRPVIDSTYPLAEVEQAHARMKEGTHMGKIILLMEQAS, from the coding sequence ATGTCGACAAATACGATCCCCCAATACTGCCGGCACGTTGCCGTCGATGCGGCAGACTCGCCTCTGCACATCGCAACCGGAGCAGTACCCACACCACATGCCGACGAAATACTGATACAGGTTGCAGCAGCCGGCATTAACCGTGCAGACCTGCTGCAGAGGGCGGGTCTGTACCCGCCACCGGAAGATGCATCCCCGGTCCTCGGTCTGGAGGTCGCCGGTACTGTTGTCGCCACCGGCGACTCAGTCGAAGACTGGCACGCGGGCGACGCTGTCTGCGCACTGACACACGGCGGCGGCTACGCTGAATACGCGGTCGCTCCTGTCGGGCAGTGCTTGCCCGTCCCGACAGGCTTCAGCATGACGGAGGCGGCAGCCCTCCCCGAGGCACTGCTCACTATTTGGCATAACCTCTACCAGCGCGCGCGCTTGCTGCCGGGTGAACGGGTGCTGATTCATGGCGGCGCAAGCGGTATGGGCACCATGGGCGTAATGATGGCGAGTGCTCTCGGTGCAGTCGTCTACACCACCGCGGGCTCGGATGAAAAATGCAGAGCGCTGGAAGCGCGCGGTGCCACTCGCGCAATCAACTACAAGACCGAGGACTTCGAGCAGGTACTGTCCGATCTCGGCTTGCGCAATGGCGTGAACGTGACGCTTGACATGGTGGGGGGCGATTACATTCAAAAGAACCTGAATCTGGCAGCTCCCGAGGGCCGCATCGTGAATATCGCCTACATGCGCGGTTTCAAAACAGAAGTGAATTTTGCTCCCCTGTTGATAAAACGCCTGGTGATGACCGGATCAACCCTGAGAGCACAAACCTTCGAACAGAAAGCAATCATGAAAAACGAAATCATGACCACAGTTTTTCCGCACCTTGAGAATGGCGACATACGTCCTGTTATCGACAGCACCTACCCACTGGCAGAGGTGGAGCAAGCACACGCGCGCATGAAGGAGGGCACGCACATGGGCAAGATTATTCTACTCATGGAGCAGGCATCCTAG
- a CDS encoding SCO family protein, translated as MNVSAKTRMFRGFLVANACIALVAVLILLNRPPAPPLIQGVLLPEARALQSFELLDHHNRVFDNEALKGRWHIVSYGFTTCPDICPTTLNQLVSVSNLLEAQGRENDLRVLFYSVDHRRDTVDQLASYMPFFNKSFVGLTHADDSENPHLPFEKGLGIVAQLVPKTGDDVNPADNEYEVNHGVTLFLLNPEGKLQAIFEPDYRGSGFHTFSPERVVQDYLEIRDYLG; from the coding sequence ATGAATGTATCTGCCAAAACGCGGATGTTTCGCGGCTTCCTTGTCGCCAATGCCTGTATCGCTTTGGTCGCGGTGCTTATATTACTGAATCGACCGCCAGCTCCGCCCTTAATACAAGGAGTGCTCTTACCCGAGGCCCGCGCGCTACAATCATTCGAGCTATTGGACCACCACAATCGAGTATTTGACAACGAGGCACTCAAAGGCCGTTGGCATATCGTCTCTTACGGTTTCACCACCTGTCCGGATATTTGTCCAACTACGCTAAATCAGCTTGTAAGCGTGAGCAATCTGCTGGAGGCCCAGGGCCGCGAGAACGATTTGCGCGTGCTTTTTTACAGTGTGGACCATCGCCGTGACACGGTAGACCAACTCGCTTCCTATATGCCGTTCTTCAATAAATCCTTTGTGGGTCTAACCCATGCGGACGATAGCGAAAACCCTCACCTGCCCTTTGAAAAAGGTCTCGGCATTGTGGCGCAGTTGGTCCCGAAAACAGGCGACGATGTTAACCCCGCGGACAACGAGTACGAAGTCAACCACGGGGTGACGCTGTTTCTGCTCAACCCAGAGGGTAAACTGCAGGCGATCTTTGAGCCGGACTACCGAGGCTCCGGGTTTCACACATTCAGCCCTGAACGCGTAGTGCAGGACTATCTCGAGATTCGGGATTACCTTGGGTAG
- a CDS encoding cytochrome C oxidase subunit IV family protein — MSETAGQQHPIGIYLKIWLLLFVFSAFSYAVDYFQLQGSLRWTLILIFMFLKAGLIISIFMHVQWERLSLKYVLFLPLTAIAVLIILMAIEADYTYLTRLIFFDR; from the coding sequence ATGAGTGAAACAGCGGGCCAGCAGCATCCAATTGGTATCTACCTGAAGATATGGCTTCTGCTTTTTGTGTTCAGTGCGTTCTCCTACGCGGTCGACTACTTCCAGCTGCAGGGTTCCCTGCGCTGGACATTGATACTCATTTTTATGTTCCTTAAGGCCGGCTTGATTATTTCCATCTTCATGCACGTGCAGTGGGAGCGGCTTTCACTCAAGTATGTCCTCTTTTTGCCTCTCACAGCCATCGCTGTGCTAATCATACTAATGGCCATTGAGGCCGATTATACCTATCTTACCCGACTGATATTTTTCGACCGCTAG
- the glsA gene encoding glutaminase A gives MANCPENTRLHKFISFVFIIALSSTLCAQAYARGPYSYTGVELQNAVDEAYEKFKGLKDGKNADYIPILATVPSELFGVVIVTKAGDVYSAGDTDYIFAIESTSKPFNLALVMEEYGPEEVQEKIGVEATGLPFNSKLAMELIKARSVNPLVNAGAIAQVSMVKAKNEEERWDKVFQNMKDFAGTELKVMDEVYESEITTSWSNRAIANLLYNYGRLYSEPEDALRVYTKMCSVGVSTTDLGFMGATLANGGVNPKTGKRLMKEEYVHHLLAVMLTAGFYDESGEWAYTAGLPSKTGVGGGIVSVVPGVLAIAAFSPRLNEAGNSVRAQEAIDYISDKFDLNIFKPRKLPAVM, from the coding sequence ATGGCAAATTGTCCAGAAAATACAAGGCTACACAAATTTATCAGTTTCGTTTTTATTATCGCACTGTCGAGCACGCTCTGTGCACAGGCGTATGCACGAGGACCTTACAGCTATACAGGCGTTGAGTTGCAGAATGCTGTCGATGAGGCCTATGAGAAATTCAAGGGTTTGAAGGACGGCAAGAATGCGGACTATATTCCAATCCTCGCGACCGTGCCTTCCGAGCTATTTGGTGTGGTGATCGTTACCAAGGCCGGCGATGTATATTCTGCCGGCGATACAGACTATATCTTTGCCATTGAATCTACATCCAAGCCGTTCAACCTGGCGCTGGTGATGGAAGAGTACGGGCCAGAGGAGGTACAGGAAAAAATCGGGGTGGAGGCGACAGGCCTACCGTTCAACTCGAAATTGGCAATGGAACTGATAAAAGCGCGCTCGGTCAATCCACTGGTGAATGCCGGCGCCATTGCCCAGGTGAGCATGGTGAAAGCCAAGAACGAAGAGGAGCGCTGGGACAAGGTCTTTCAGAACATGAAAGATTTTGCAGGCACCGAGCTTAAGGTGATGGATGAGGTGTACGAATCAGAAATCACCACTTCATGGTCTAACCGTGCGATCGCTAACCTACTTTATAACTACGGCCGCCTTTACAGCGAGCCGGAGGATGCCCTGCGCGTTTATACGAAAATGTGCTCTGTCGGAGTTTCGACCACGGATCTGGGTTTTATGGGCGCTACGCTGGCTAATGGCGGCGTTAACCCCAAGACGGGTAAGCGCCTCATGAAGGAAGAATACGTCCATCACCTGCTGGCTGTGATGCTGACAGCCGGGTTTTATGACGAGTCAGGTGAATGGGCTTACACGGCCGGTTTGCCGAGTAAAACAGGTGTAGGTGGTGGTATTGTGTCTGTGGTGCCTGGCGTTTTGGCCATTGCTGCTTTCTCTCCCCGACTTAACGAGGCGGGCAATAGCGTTCGTGCGCAGGAGGCGATTGACTATATCTCGGACAAATTCGACCTCAACATTTTCAAGCCCCGCAAGTTGCCAGCGGTGATGTAA
- a CDS encoding CaiB/BaiF CoA transferase family protein: protein MGPLQGLTIVEIAGIGPGPFAAMLLADMGADVIRVERPGGSLFTSVHNPKLDFLNRNKRCISVNLKEPDGVDTVLCLLQKADGLIEGNRPGVMERLGLGPDVCLTHNPALVYGRMTGWGQEGPMAQEAGHDINYVALSGALYPIGRRGEKPAIPLNLVGDFGGGGLWLAYGMVCALLEAKGSGQGQVVDAAMIDGAATLMASTFAAQQAEFWSEERGTNLLDSGSHFYEVYETSDGKYISLGSIEPQFYAALLEKLGDDAVHFEHQFDAENWPAMKEKMAEVIKRRTRDEWDAIMAGADVCYAPVLAMSEARHHPHHQARESFIDDGEVWQPAPGPRFSRTPGEIRHPAAEIGEHTKAILREFGFSEEDIAARLASGAVVGK from the coding sequence ATGGGACCTCTACAGGGACTCACCATCGTTGAAATCGCCGGTATTGGACCCGGTCCCTTCGCCGCCATGCTATTGGCAGACATGGGCGCCGACGTGATCCGGGTAGAGCGTCCCGGCGGCAGCTTGTTCACCTCTGTACACAACCCCAAGCTCGACTTTCTCAATCGCAACAAGCGCTGCATCAGCGTCAACCTGAAAGAGCCCGACGGTGTGGATACCGTGCTGTGCCTGCTGCAAAAAGCAGACGGGCTGATTGAGGGGAATAGACCCGGCGTTATGGAGCGGCTCGGCCTGGGTCCGGATGTCTGTCTCACCCACAACCCGGCACTGGTCTATGGCCGCATGACCGGCTGGGGACAGGAGGGGCCGATGGCGCAGGAGGCAGGCCACGACATAAATTACGTGGCCTTGAGCGGAGCCCTTTATCCTATTGGGCGACGGGGTGAGAAGCCCGCGATCCCGCTAAACCTGGTGGGCGATTTTGGTGGCGGTGGTTTGTGGCTTGCCTACGGCATGGTCTGCGCACTGCTGGAGGCGAAGGGCTCAGGGCAGGGGCAAGTCGTGGACGCTGCTATGATCGACGGCGCCGCCACCCTGATGGCCAGCACCTTCGCCGCGCAGCAGGCAGAATTCTGGAGCGAGGAACGGGGTACCAATCTACTGGACTCTGGCTCTCATTTTTACGAGGTGTACGAAACCAGCGACGGCAAATACATCTCTCTGGGGTCTATCGAACCACAGTTCTACGCCGCACTGCTGGAAAAGCTTGGCGACGACGCGGTACATTTTGAGCACCAGTTTGATGCGGAAAACTGGCCTGCAATGAAAGAGAAAATGGCTGAGGTTATCAAGCGCCGCACCCGCGACGAGTGGGACGCGATAATGGCTGGCGCCGATGTCTGCTATGCGCCGGTACTGGCCATGAGTGAAGCGCGACACCACCCACACCATCAGGCCAGGGAGTCATTTATAGATGACGGGGAGGTTTGGCAACCCGCGCCGGGGCCGCGCTTCAGCCGCACTCCCGGAGAGATCCGTCACCCGGCGGCAGAGATCGGCGAACATACCAAGGCGATTCTGCGTGAGTTTGGCTTCAGCGAGGAGGACATTGCGGCAAGATTGGCCAGCGGCGCTGTGGTCGGCAAGTAA
- a CDS encoding NAD/FAD-utilizing enzyme, translating into MKRHFYISEDLDDLEIVEHQLEDAGVITPQIHVLSEDDAGVTAHRLNDVEAVLRKDVVHGTELGALVGICTAILILVVAWSTGIADTITWVPPVFLSIIILGFCTWEGGFIGIQQPNYDFKRFQDTLRSGKHVLLVDVNQNQEHILRQVTNEHPKLTPAGEGHSVPGWFMGLRGLFENTIKDTAWRTTSVHSREK; encoded by the coding sequence ATGAAGCGTCACTTCTACATCAGCGAAGACCTGGATGATCTTGAGATCGTTGAGCATCAACTTGAAGACGCAGGGGTTATTACTCCGCAGATTCATGTGCTCAGCGAGGATGACGCTGGGGTCACGGCCCACCGTCTTAACGATGTCGAAGCAGTGTTACGCAAAGACGTTGTTCACGGCACAGAACTGGGAGCACTGGTGGGCATATGCACCGCTATCTTGATCCTCGTTGTTGCCTGGTCAACCGGTATCGCCGATACAATTACCTGGGTACCACCGGTTTTCCTTTCCATCATTATTCTCGGCTTTTGCACCTGGGAAGGCGGTTTCATCGGTATTCAACAACCTAATTACGATTTCAAGCGCTTTCAGGACACCCTGCGGTCGGGCAAGCATGTATTGCTCGTCGACGTAAACCAGAATCAGGAGCATATCCTGCGACAGGTGACCAATGAGCATCCCAAACTCACCCCTGCCGGTGAAGGCCATTCGGTACCGGGATGGTTTATGGGATTGAGAGGACTTTTCGAAAATACTATAAAGGATACCGCTTGGCGCACTACGAGTGTGCACTCTAGAGAAAAGTAA
- the coxB gene encoding cytochrome c oxidase subunit II, which translates to MKIVVALVLLVLGSIVFHWLSPWWLTPLAADWGEIDLTIDITLYITAVVFVAVNLFLAYCVYRFRYSPDRRAEYEPENKKLEGWLTAITSIGVIAMLAPGLVVWARFVDVPEDAHEVEVVGQQWQWNFRLPGEDGILGEVDAAHVGLNNPFGMNPNDPAGNDDVLVNTNELHLPIDQNVRLWMRSKDVLHDFAVPQFRVKMDMVPGMVTYAWLKPTVEGKYDILCMELCGIAHYAMRGYVVVDSQENYDEWLAAQSTWSEINGRPPGDPVAGQSQFATCAACHGQNGEGNIAMNAPALAGLPAWYIARQLEYYKQGIRGAHEDDIYGKQMAPMANMLADDQAVRNVTAYIDTLELADAAHTIDGDPTKGASHYVSCGACHGAQAQGNYALQAPRLAGQDDWYLKRQLQNFREGVRGTHNEDSYGHQMVLMARSLKNEDSINDLLAYLNTL; encoded by the coding sequence ATGAAAATTGTAGTCGCGCTGGTCCTGCTCGTTCTCGGTTCCATTGTCTTTCACTGGTTAAGCCCCTGGTGGTTAACCCCACTCGCAGCTGATTGGGGAGAGATCGATCTCACTATCGACATCACTCTTTACATAACAGCGGTTGTGTTTGTCGCGGTTAACCTCTTTCTCGCCTACTGCGTCTATCGCTTTCGCTACAGCCCCGATCGGCGCGCCGAATACGAACCTGAAAACAAGAAGCTCGAAGGCTGGTTGACCGCCATCACCTCCATAGGTGTGATCGCGATGCTTGCACCCGGCCTGGTGGTATGGGCGCGTTTTGTCGACGTTCCCGAAGATGCACACGAGGTCGAGGTCGTAGGTCAGCAGTGGCAGTGGAATTTTCGCTTACCGGGAGAGGACGGAATACTCGGCGAAGTTGATGCCGCACATGTTGGGCTCAACAACCCGTTTGGCATGAACCCTAATGACCCCGCCGGTAACGATGATGTACTCGTCAACACGAATGAATTGCACCTACCTATCGATCAAAATGTCAGATTATGGATGCGCTCCAAAGACGTATTACACGACTTCGCTGTGCCGCAGTTCCGCGTGAAGATGGACATGGTCCCAGGCATGGTGACCTACGCTTGGCTCAAGCCCACAGTGGAGGGCAAGTACGACATACTGTGTATGGAACTTTGCGGTATCGCCCACTACGCCATGCGGGGCTATGTAGTGGTGGACTCACAGGAAAACTATGACGAATGGCTTGCGGCCCAGTCCACATGGAGTGAAATAAATGGTCGCCCGCCGGGCGACCCGGTTGCCGGCCAAAGCCAGTTCGCCACGTGCGCGGCCTGTCACGGACAGAACGGCGAGGGAAATATCGCGATGAACGCGCCCGCGCTTGCAGGATTGCCCGCGTGGTATATCGCCCGCCAGCTTGAGTACTACAAGCAGGGTATCCGGGGCGCTCATGAAGACGATATTTACGGCAAACAGATGGCGCCCATGGCTAACATGCTGGCGGACGATCAGGCCGTGCGTAATGTCACCGCCTATATCGACACGCTGGAACTGGCCGATGCGGCACACACAATCGATGGCGATCCGACGAAAGGCGCAAGTCATTATGTGTCCTGCGGCGCGTGCCACGGCGCGCAGGCACAGGGGAACTACGCTCTGCAGGCACCGCGCCTTGCGGGGCAGGACGACTGGTACCTGAAACGCCAGCTTCAAAATTTTCGCGAGGGTGTTCGCGGCACACACAACGAGGACAGCTATGGTCACCAGATGGTGCTGATGGCCCGCTCATTAAAGAACGAAGATTCTATAAACGACCTGCTGGCTTACCTGAACACACTGTAA